Proteins encoded in a region of the Limanda limanda chromosome 17, fLimLim1.1, whole genome shotgun sequence genome:
- the arhgap17b gene encoding rho GTPase-activating protein 17b isoform X2, with amino-acid sequence MKKQFNRMKQLANQTVGRAEKTEVLSDDLLQIERRMELVRLVSHNTHKRLVSCLQGQLGTDTEKRHKKLPLTTLSQAMQEGGGQLGDESLIGKMMDVCGEAESRLATELMQHEVQLERDILDPLNQVAEVEIPNILKQRKQLAKLVLDYDSAKTRWYQAAKSNNQAMAAKADSLKDEMDEALNKVEICKDQLSADLYNFASKEGEYARYYVLLLKAQVDYHRRSLAALEEAIPTIQIQQDSWMEKPAYGTHLEEHLKRSNREIALPLEACVMMLLETGMKEEGLFRIAAGASKLKKLKAALDCSTSQLEEFYSDPHAVAGALKSYLRELPEPLMTFGLYDEWLQSSSVSDPDKRLQALWVTCNNLPKTHKANLRYLVKFLAKLAQDSDVNKMSTNNIAIVLGPNLLWAKAEGTLAEMAAATSLHVVAIIEPIIQHADWFFPEEVDFNVSGMFASPTHPATPDPEPSLERKRPGSQVGQDGDTHTPRKDSTVNKPEPTPRRSSAVNRKQPQQQPTSPTFQPPLPPLEAGGPAQPEPQTEAPPAAGEAEQSGLSGAGGAGAGAGGGLGGGVQVAAVQPQVVTQLSAEESSPARELMSTPPPQRNGSVHLAVGTPYSQGGSRGQSPHLSRRGTKKQAPAPPKQASPFAFQPPGSTHYPPITPRRHSGKDSPIHAPSHPPPQPPQPHQAHLESEPSPPSTPTPPGTPPHDGPVSNQLFSHHSLPRPSRPAPKPRPRPHMPPPPQPAASDDGNDLFSSASKVITDV; translated from the exons ATCGAGAGGCGGATGGAGTTGGTGCGTTTGGTGTCGCACAACACGCACAAGAGACTGGTGTCCTGTCTGCAGGGTCAACTcggcacagacacagagaagagacaT AAAAAGCTTCCCCTGACGACGCTGTCGCAGGCCATGCAGGAGGGAGGCGGTCAGCTTGGAGACGAGAGTCTGATTGG CAAGATGATGGACGTGTGCGGGGAGGCAGAGAGCAGGTTAGCCACCGAACTGATGCAGCATGAAGTGCAGCTCGAGAGAGACATCCTGGATCCGCTCAACCAGGTGGCAGAG GTGGAGATTCCCAATATactgaaacaaaggaaacagcTAGCCAAGCTGGTTCTGGACTATGACTCGGCCAAGACAAG GTGGTACCAGGCAGCAAAGTCCAACAACCAGGCCATGGCAGCTAAAGCCGATTCTCTAAAAGACGAGATGGACGAGGCTCTAAATAAAGTAGAAATATGCAAG GACCAGCTCTCTGCTGACCTGTACAACTTTGCTTCCAAAGAGGGAGAGTATGCACGCTACTACGTCCTG TTATTAAAGGCCCAGGTCGACTACCACAGGAGGTCTCTGGCAGCTCTGGAAGAAGCTATACCAACAATCCAAATACAGCAAG ACTCGTGGATGGAGAAGCCTGCGTACGGTACGCACCTGGAGGAGCACCTGAAGAGGAGCAACCGGGAGATCGCTCTGCCACTTGAGGCCTGCGTCATGATGCTGCTGGAAACTGGCATGAAGGAGGAG GGACTCTTCAGAATAGCTGCCGGAGCTTCGAAGCTGAAGAAGCTCAAAGCAGCGTTGGACTGTTCCACTTCGCAGCTGGAGGAATTTTACTCTGATCCTCACGCTGTCGCAG GAGCTCTGAAGTCCTACCTCAGGGAACTTCCTGAACCTCTAATGACTTTTGGCCTGTATGACGAGTGGTTACAGTCCTCCAG TGTGTCGGATCCTGACAAGAGGCTTCAGGCCCTGTGGGTAACATGTAACAATTTGCCAAAGACTCACAAAGCCAACCTCAG GTATCTGGTGAAGTTTCTTGCCAAACTGGCTCAGGACAGCGACGTTAATAAAATGTCAACCAACAACATTGCCATCGTCCTGGGACCCAACCTGCTCTGGGCGAAGGCAGAGGG GACGCTGGCAGAGATGGCAGCGGCTACATCTCTCCATGTCGTCGCCATCATTGAGCCCATTATCCAGCATGCTGATTGGTTCTTCCCTGAAG aGGTGGACTTCAACGTGTCGGGCATGTTCGCCTCTCCCACCCACCCGGCCACCCCAGACCCCGAACCCAGCCTGGAAAGGAAACGCCCCGGCAGCCAAGTGGGGCAGGACGGGGACACTCACACTCCCCGTAAAGACAG CACTGTTAACAAACCGGAGCCCACGCCACGTAGATCCAGCGCTGTAAATAGaaagcagccgcagcagcagccaacCTCACCCACCTTCCAACCCCCACTGCCCCCTCTGGAAGCCGGGGGTCCCGCCCAGCCTGAGCCCCAGACCGAGGCTCCGCCCGCGGCCGGGGAGGCGGAGCAGTCTGGCTTGAGTGGAGCTGgcggtgctggtgctggtgctggtggtggtctGGGTGGGGGGGTCCAGGTAGCTGCAGTGCAGCCGCAGGTTGTAACCCAGCTCAGCGCAGAGGAGAGCAG CCCGGCGCGTGAACTCAtgtccaccccccctccccagagGAATGGCTCAGTCCATCTTGCAGTAGGAACCCCCTACTCTCAGGGTGGGTCTAGGGGGCAGAGTCCACACTTAAGCCGCAGAG GAACCAAGAAGCAGGCCCCAGCCCCCCCTAAACAGGCCAGCCCCTTCGCCTTCCAGCCGCCCGGCTCCACTCATTACCCCCCCATCACACCCCGGCGCCACTCCGGCAAGGACAGCCCGATCCACGCCCCAAGCCACCCGCCCCCCCAGCCTCCGCAACCCCACCAGGCCCACTTGGAGTCCGAGCCCTCTCCGCCCAGCACCCCCACCCCGCCCGGCACTCCACCCCACGACGGACCCGTCTCCAATCAGCTGTTTTCCCACCACTCTCTCCCCCGCCCGTCGAGGCCAGCTCCCAAGCCACGACCACGGCCCCACATGCCGCCGCCCCCACAACCTGCAGCCAGTGACGATGGAAATGACCTCTTCAGCTCCGCCTCCAAAGTCATAACAG ATGTCTGA
- the arhgap17b gene encoding rho GTPase-activating protein 17b isoform X3: protein MKKQFNRMKQLANQTVGRAEKTEVLSDDLLQIERRMELVRLVSHNTHKRLVSCLQGQLGTDTEKRHKKLPLTTLSQAMQEGGGQLGDESLIGKMMDVCGEAESRLATELMQHEVQLERDILDPLNQVAEVEIPNILKQRKQLAKLVLDYDSAKTRWYQAAKSNNQAMAAKADSLKDEMDEALNKVEICKDQLSADLYNFASKEGEYARYYVLLLKAQVDYHRRSLAALEEAIPTIQIQQDSWMEKPAYGTHLEEHLKRSNREIALPLEACVMMLLETGMKEEGLFRIAAGASKLKKLKAALDCSTSQLEEFYSDPHAVAGALKSYLRELPEPLMTFGLYDEWLQSSSVSDPDKRLQALWVTCNNLPKTHKANLRYLVKFLAKLAQDSDVNKMSTNNIAIVLGPNLLWAKAEGTLAEMAAATSLHVVAIIEPIIQHADWFFPEEVDFNVSGMFASPTHPATPDPEPSLERKRPGSQVGQDGDTHTPRKDSPARELMSTPPPQRNGSVHLAVGTPYSQGGSRGQSPHLSRRGTKKQAPAPPKQASPFAFQPPGSTHYPPITPRRHSGKDSPIHAPSHPPPQPPQPHQAHLESEPSPPSTPTPPGTPPHDGPVSNQLFSHHSLPRPSRPAPKPRPRPHMPPPPQPAASDDGNDLFSSASKVITDGGLVLKGIGRALIPEVIVDQQGDSSAGQEPASSHAPNTDPSIQSESTAL from the exons ATCGAGAGGCGGATGGAGTTGGTGCGTTTGGTGTCGCACAACACGCACAAGAGACTGGTGTCCTGTCTGCAGGGTCAACTcggcacagacacagagaagagacaT AAAAAGCTTCCCCTGACGACGCTGTCGCAGGCCATGCAGGAGGGAGGCGGTCAGCTTGGAGACGAGAGTCTGATTGG CAAGATGATGGACGTGTGCGGGGAGGCAGAGAGCAGGTTAGCCACCGAACTGATGCAGCATGAAGTGCAGCTCGAGAGAGACATCCTGGATCCGCTCAACCAGGTGGCAGAG GTGGAGATTCCCAATATactgaaacaaaggaaacagcTAGCCAAGCTGGTTCTGGACTATGACTCGGCCAAGACAAG GTGGTACCAGGCAGCAAAGTCCAACAACCAGGCCATGGCAGCTAAAGCCGATTCTCTAAAAGACGAGATGGACGAGGCTCTAAATAAAGTAGAAATATGCAAG GACCAGCTCTCTGCTGACCTGTACAACTTTGCTTCCAAAGAGGGAGAGTATGCACGCTACTACGTCCTG TTATTAAAGGCCCAGGTCGACTACCACAGGAGGTCTCTGGCAGCTCTGGAAGAAGCTATACCAACAATCCAAATACAGCAAG ACTCGTGGATGGAGAAGCCTGCGTACGGTACGCACCTGGAGGAGCACCTGAAGAGGAGCAACCGGGAGATCGCTCTGCCACTTGAGGCCTGCGTCATGATGCTGCTGGAAACTGGCATGAAGGAGGAG GGACTCTTCAGAATAGCTGCCGGAGCTTCGAAGCTGAAGAAGCTCAAAGCAGCGTTGGACTGTTCCACTTCGCAGCTGGAGGAATTTTACTCTGATCCTCACGCTGTCGCAG GAGCTCTGAAGTCCTACCTCAGGGAACTTCCTGAACCTCTAATGACTTTTGGCCTGTATGACGAGTGGTTACAGTCCTCCAG TGTGTCGGATCCTGACAAGAGGCTTCAGGCCCTGTGGGTAACATGTAACAATTTGCCAAAGACTCACAAAGCCAACCTCAG GTATCTGGTGAAGTTTCTTGCCAAACTGGCTCAGGACAGCGACGTTAATAAAATGTCAACCAACAACATTGCCATCGTCCTGGGACCCAACCTGCTCTGGGCGAAGGCAGAGGG GACGCTGGCAGAGATGGCAGCGGCTACATCTCTCCATGTCGTCGCCATCATTGAGCCCATTATCCAGCATGCTGATTGGTTCTTCCCTGAAG aGGTGGACTTCAACGTGTCGGGCATGTTCGCCTCTCCCACCCACCCGGCCACCCCAGACCCCGAACCCAGCCTGGAAAGGAAACGCCCCGGCAGCCAAGTGGGGCAGGACGGGGACACTCACACTCCCCGTAAAGACAG CCCGGCGCGTGAACTCAtgtccaccccccctccccagagGAATGGCTCAGTCCATCTTGCAGTAGGAACCCCCTACTCTCAGGGTGGGTCTAGGGGGCAGAGTCCACACTTAAGCCGCAGAG GAACCAAGAAGCAGGCCCCAGCCCCCCCTAAACAGGCCAGCCCCTTCGCCTTCCAGCCGCCCGGCTCCACTCATTACCCCCCCATCACACCCCGGCGCCACTCCGGCAAGGACAGCCCGATCCACGCCCCAAGCCACCCGCCCCCCCAGCCTCCGCAACCCCACCAGGCCCACTTGGAGTCCGAGCCCTCTCCGCCCAGCACCCCCACCCCGCCCGGCACTCCACCCCACGACGGACCCGTCTCCAATCAGCTGTTTTCCCACCACTCTCTCCCCCGCCCGTCGAGGCCAGCTCCCAAGCCACGACCACGGCCCCACATGCCGCCGCCCCCACAACCTGCAGCCAGTGACGATGGAAATGACCTCTTCAGCTCCGCCTCCAAAGTCATAACAG ACGGAGGCCTTGTCCTAAAGGGGATTGGACGAGCCCTCATCCCTGAGGTGATTGTGGACCAACAGGGGGACAGCTCTGCAGGTCAAGAGCCCGCCTCCAGCCACGCCCCAAACACCGACCCTAGCATCCAGTCAGAGAGCACCGCCCTGTGA
- the slc5a11 gene encoding sodium/myo-inositol cotransporter 2: MWKTKRSTVDGYFLAGKSMTWWPVGASLFASNIGSGHFIGLAGSGAAAGIGAIAYEWNGMLMVLLLGWLFLPIYIASGVTTMPEYLQRRFGGRRTQLFIAVLSLFIYIFTKISVDMYAGALFIQLALQWNIYVAIVLLLSITGLYTVAGGLAAVIYTDAAQTAIMLAGALTLMGFSFAEVGGWNALMEGYAHAIPSIRVPNSTCGIPREDAFHIFRDPVYSDLPWPGVIIGMSVPSMWYWCSDQVIVQRSLAAKNLTHAKGGSLLAAYLKIVPFFAIMLPGMISRILYTDDVACADPKLCKQICGNEVGCTDTAYARLVMELLPTGLRGLMMAVMVAALMSSLTSVFNSASTIFTMDLWKSFRSRATEWELMIVGRVFVLLLAVVSVLWIPVVQASQGGQLFIYIQSISTYLQPPVSIIFLLGCFWKRTNEKGAFWGLSIGLLVGCIRMLLDFIYPAPLCYEQDDRPAVLKYVHYLYFSMMLSLITLVVVVVVSLATEAPKPEQISRLTWYTRFDPVEPKVNESPVERSGKTSEITGQTDEKGVVGKEQEDISDTKTCHHRKDSSSSVSSIQSQSRLMSAVYWVCGMERQKEGESPPAPEPIIGSLEEKPRLRHIINANLIICLSVTVFIIGFWA, translated from the exons ATGTGGAAGACGAAGCGCAGCACGGTGGACGGATACTTCCTGGCTGGGAAGAGCATGACCTGGTGGCCG GTGGGGGCCTCCCTGTTTGCCAGCAACATTGGCAGTGGACATTTCATTGGCCTGGCCGGGTCCGGGGCCGCAGCAGGGATTGGAGCAATTGCTTATGAATGGAAT GGTATGCtgatggtgctgctgctggggtgGCTCTTCCTGCCCATTTATATCGCTTCTGGG gTCACAACAATGCCAGAATACCTGCAGAGGCGCTTTGGTGGTCGAAGAACGCAGTTATTTATAGCTGTCCTGTccttgtttatttacattttcacaaagatATCG gTGGACATGTATGCGGGTGCATTGTTTATACAGCTTGCTTTACAGTGGAATATCTACGTAGCTatagtgctgctgctgtcaatcaCGGGTCTCTACACTGTAGCAG GTGGTCTGGCTGCAGTCATCTACACAGACGCTGCTCAAACTGCTATCATGCTGGCAGGAGCTCTCACCCTCATGGGCTTCA GTTTTGCCGAGGTCGGGGGCTGGAATGCTCTGATGGAGGGGTACGCCCACGCCATCCCGTCCATCCGCGTGCCGAACTCGACCTGCGGTATCCCCCGAGAGGACGCGTTCCACATCTTCAGAGACCCGGTGTACTCTGACCTGCCTTGGCCTGGGGTCATCATCGGCATGTCCGTCCCCTCCATGTGGTACTGGTGTTCGGATCAG gtgatTGTGCAACGCTCCCTCGCTGCCAAGAACCTGACACATGCAAAAGGAGGCTCGCTACTTGCTGCTTATCTCAAGATTGTGCCTTTCTTTGCCATTATGCTGCCTGGCATGATCAGCAGGATCCTCTACACAG ATGATGTGGCCTGTGCAGATCCTAAGCTATGCAAACAGATCTGCGGCAATGAAGTGGGTTGTACAGATACCGCCTACGCCAGACTGGTCATGGAACTGCTGCCGACAG GATTGAGGGGTCTGATGATGGCGGTGATGGTCGCCGCCCTCATGTCCTCTCTGACCTCCGTCTTCAACAGCGCCAGCACCATTTTCACCATGGACCTGTGGAAGAGTTTCAGATCCCGTGCCACCGAGTGGGAGCTCATGATTGTGGGCAG GGTGTTTGTTCTCCTGCTGGCGGTTGTGTCCGTGCTGTGGATCCCTGTTGTCCAGGCCAGTCAGGGGGGGCAGCTCTTTATCTACATCCAGTCCATCAGCACCTACCTCCAGCCCCCAGTGtccatcatcttcctcttgGGCTGCTTCTGGAAGAGGACTAATGAGAAG ggggCCTTTTGGGGCCTGTCTATCGGCCTGTTGGTGGGCTGCATCCGCATGTTGCTGGACTTCATTTATCCGGCGCCCCTGTGCTACGAGCAGGACGACAGGCCCGCGGTGTTGAAATACGTCCACTACCTCTACTTCTCCATGATGCTGTCCCTCATCACGCTGGTTGTGGTGGTCGTGGTCAGCCTGGCCACGGAGGCGCCCAAACCGGAGCAG ATCAGTCGTCTTACCTGGTACACAAGGTTCGACCCTGTGGAGCCCAAAGTGAATGAGTCCCCAGTGGAGCGGAGCGGTAAGACCAGTGAGATCACGGGTCAGACAGATGAGAAGGGAGTCGTGGGAAAAGAGCAGGAGGACATCAGCGATACTAAAACATGTCATCACAGGAAAG ACTCCTCATCCTCTGTGTCCAGCATCCAAAGCCAGTCCAGGCTGATGTCTGCCGTCTACTGGGTGTGCGGGATGGAAAGACAGAAGGAGGGGGAGAGTCCTCCTGCACCTGAACCGATCATCGGCTCTCTGGAAGAAAAGCCACGTCTGCGCCACATTATCAACGCCAACCTCATCATTTGCCTCTCTGTCACTGTTTTCATCATTGGCTTCTGGGCCTGA
- the arhgap17b gene encoding rho GTPase-activating protein 17b isoform X1, with translation MKKQFNRMKQLANQTVGRAEKTEVLSDDLLQIERRMELVRLVSHNTHKRLVSCLQGQLGTDTEKRHKKLPLTTLSQAMQEGGGQLGDESLIGKMMDVCGEAESRLATELMQHEVQLERDILDPLNQVAEVEIPNILKQRKQLAKLVLDYDSAKTRWYQAAKSNNQAMAAKADSLKDEMDEALNKVEICKDQLSADLYNFASKEGEYARYYVLLLKAQVDYHRRSLAALEEAIPTIQIQQDSWMEKPAYGTHLEEHLKRSNREIALPLEACVMMLLETGMKEEGLFRIAAGASKLKKLKAALDCSTSQLEEFYSDPHAVAGALKSYLRELPEPLMTFGLYDEWLQSSSVSDPDKRLQALWVTCNNLPKTHKANLRYLVKFLAKLAQDSDVNKMSTNNIAIVLGPNLLWAKAEGTLAEMAAATSLHVVAIIEPIIQHADWFFPEEVDFNVSGMFASPTHPATPDPEPSLERKRPGSQVGQDGDTHTPRKDSTVNKPEPTPRRSSAVNRKQPQQQPTSPTFQPPLPPLEAGGPAQPEPQTEAPPAAGEAEQSGLSGAGGAGAGAGGGLGGGVQVAAVQPQVVTQLSAEESSPARELMSTPPPQRNGSVHLAVGTPYSQGGSRGQSPHLSRRGTKKQAPAPPKQASPFAFQPPGSTHYPPITPRRHSGKDSPIHAPSHPPPQPPQPHQAHLESEPSPPSTPTPPGTPPHDGPVSNQLFSHHSLPRPSRPAPKPRPRPHMPPPPQPAASDDGNDLFSSASKVITDGGLVLKGIGRALIPEVIVDQQGDSSAGQEPASSHAPNTDPSIQSESTAL, from the exons ATCGAGAGGCGGATGGAGTTGGTGCGTTTGGTGTCGCACAACACGCACAAGAGACTGGTGTCCTGTCTGCAGGGTCAACTcggcacagacacagagaagagacaT AAAAAGCTTCCCCTGACGACGCTGTCGCAGGCCATGCAGGAGGGAGGCGGTCAGCTTGGAGACGAGAGTCTGATTGG CAAGATGATGGACGTGTGCGGGGAGGCAGAGAGCAGGTTAGCCACCGAACTGATGCAGCATGAAGTGCAGCTCGAGAGAGACATCCTGGATCCGCTCAACCAGGTGGCAGAG GTGGAGATTCCCAATATactgaaacaaaggaaacagcTAGCCAAGCTGGTTCTGGACTATGACTCGGCCAAGACAAG GTGGTACCAGGCAGCAAAGTCCAACAACCAGGCCATGGCAGCTAAAGCCGATTCTCTAAAAGACGAGATGGACGAGGCTCTAAATAAAGTAGAAATATGCAAG GACCAGCTCTCTGCTGACCTGTACAACTTTGCTTCCAAAGAGGGAGAGTATGCACGCTACTACGTCCTG TTATTAAAGGCCCAGGTCGACTACCACAGGAGGTCTCTGGCAGCTCTGGAAGAAGCTATACCAACAATCCAAATACAGCAAG ACTCGTGGATGGAGAAGCCTGCGTACGGTACGCACCTGGAGGAGCACCTGAAGAGGAGCAACCGGGAGATCGCTCTGCCACTTGAGGCCTGCGTCATGATGCTGCTGGAAACTGGCATGAAGGAGGAG GGACTCTTCAGAATAGCTGCCGGAGCTTCGAAGCTGAAGAAGCTCAAAGCAGCGTTGGACTGTTCCACTTCGCAGCTGGAGGAATTTTACTCTGATCCTCACGCTGTCGCAG GAGCTCTGAAGTCCTACCTCAGGGAACTTCCTGAACCTCTAATGACTTTTGGCCTGTATGACGAGTGGTTACAGTCCTCCAG TGTGTCGGATCCTGACAAGAGGCTTCAGGCCCTGTGGGTAACATGTAACAATTTGCCAAAGACTCACAAAGCCAACCTCAG GTATCTGGTGAAGTTTCTTGCCAAACTGGCTCAGGACAGCGACGTTAATAAAATGTCAACCAACAACATTGCCATCGTCCTGGGACCCAACCTGCTCTGGGCGAAGGCAGAGGG GACGCTGGCAGAGATGGCAGCGGCTACATCTCTCCATGTCGTCGCCATCATTGAGCCCATTATCCAGCATGCTGATTGGTTCTTCCCTGAAG aGGTGGACTTCAACGTGTCGGGCATGTTCGCCTCTCCCACCCACCCGGCCACCCCAGACCCCGAACCCAGCCTGGAAAGGAAACGCCCCGGCAGCCAAGTGGGGCAGGACGGGGACACTCACACTCCCCGTAAAGACAG CACTGTTAACAAACCGGAGCCCACGCCACGTAGATCCAGCGCTGTAAATAGaaagcagccgcagcagcagccaacCTCACCCACCTTCCAACCCCCACTGCCCCCTCTGGAAGCCGGGGGTCCCGCCCAGCCTGAGCCCCAGACCGAGGCTCCGCCCGCGGCCGGGGAGGCGGAGCAGTCTGGCTTGAGTGGAGCTGgcggtgctggtgctggtgctggtggtggtctGGGTGGGGGGGTCCAGGTAGCTGCAGTGCAGCCGCAGGTTGTAACCCAGCTCAGCGCAGAGGAGAGCAG CCCGGCGCGTGAACTCAtgtccaccccccctccccagagGAATGGCTCAGTCCATCTTGCAGTAGGAACCCCCTACTCTCAGGGTGGGTCTAGGGGGCAGAGTCCACACTTAAGCCGCAGAG GAACCAAGAAGCAGGCCCCAGCCCCCCCTAAACAGGCCAGCCCCTTCGCCTTCCAGCCGCCCGGCTCCACTCATTACCCCCCCATCACACCCCGGCGCCACTCCGGCAAGGACAGCCCGATCCACGCCCCAAGCCACCCGCCCCCCCAGCCTCCGCAACCCCACCAGGCCCACTTGGAGTCCGAGCCCTCTCCGCCCAGCACCCCCACCCCGCCCGGCACTCCACCCCACGACGGACCCGTCTCCAATCAGCTGTTTTCCCACCACTCTCTCCCCCGCCCGTCGAGGCCAGCTCCCAAGCCACGACCACGGCCCCACATGCCGCCGCCCCCACAACCTGCAGCCAGTGACGATGGAAATGACCTCTTCAGCTCCGCCTCCAAAGTCATAACAG ACGGAGGCCTTGTCCTAAAGGGGATTGGACGAGCCCTCATCCCTGAGGTGATTGTGGACCAACAGGGGGACAGCTCTGCAGGTCAAGAGCCCGCCTCCAGCCACGCCCCAAACACCGACCCTAGCATCCAGTCAGAGAGCACCGCCCTGTGA